A genomic region of Staphylococcus roterodami contains the following coding sequences:
- the ptsG gene encoding glucose-specific PTS transporter subunit IIBC: protein MFKKLFGQLQRIGKALMLPVAILPAAGILLAFGNAMHNEQLVEIAPWLKNDIIVMISSVMEAAGQVVFDNLPLLFAVGTALGLAGGDGVAALAALVGYLIMNATMGKVLHITIDDIFSYAKGAKELSQAAKDPAHALVLGIPTLQTGVFGGIIMGALAAWCYNKFYNITLPPFLGFFAGKRFVPIVTSVVAIVTGVVLSFAWPPIQDGLNGLSNFLLNKNLTLTTFIFGIIERSLIPFGLHHIFYSPFWFEFGSYTDHAGELVRGDQRIWMAQLKDGVPFTAGAFTTGKYPFMMFGLPAAAFAIYKNARPERKKVVGGLMLSAGLTAFLTGITEPLEFSFLFVAPVLYGIHVILAGTSFLVMHLLGVKIGMTFSGGFIDYILYGLLNWDRTHALLVIPVGIVYAIVYYFLFDFAIRKFKLKTPGREDEETEIRNSSVAKLPFDVLDAMGGKENIKHLDACITRLRVEVVDKSKVDVAGIKALGASGVLEVGNNMQAIFGPKSDQIKHDMAKIMSGEITKPSETTVTEEMSDEPVHVEALGTTDIYAPGVGQIIPLSEVPDQVFAGKMMGDGVGFIPEKGEIVAPFDGTVKSIFPTKHAIGLESESGVEVLIHIGIDTVKLNGEGFESLINVDEKVTQGQPLMKVNLAYLKEHAPSIVTPIIITNLEDKELIIEDVQDVDPGKLIMTVK, encoded by the coding sequence ATGTTTAAGAAATTGTTTGGACAATTGCAACGTATCGGTAAAGCATTAATGTTACCTGTTGCGATTTTACCAGCAGCTGGTATTTTACTAGCATTTGGTAACGCAATGCATAACGAACAATTAGTAGAAATAGCACCATGGTTAAAAAACGATATCATTGTAATGATTTCGTCGGTCATGGAAGCAGCAGGACAAGTTGTATTTGATAACTTGCCATTATTATTTGCAGTTGGTACAGCACTTGGATTGGCAGGAGGAGACGGTGTTGCAGCATTAGCAGCATTAGTAGGTTATTTAATTATGAATGCAACCATGGGAAAAGTGTTGCATATTACAATTGATGATATTTTCTCATATGCCAAAGGTGCAAAAGAATTAAGTCAAGCAGCGAAAGATCCAGCACATGCTTTAGTATTAGGGATTCCAACATTACAAACGGGTGTATTTGGTGGTATTATCATGGGTGCTTTAGCAGCATGGTGTTACAACAAGTTTTATAACATAACGTTACCACCATTTTTAGGATTCTTTGCAGGTAAACGATTTGTTCCGATTGTGACTTCGGTTGTAGCTATTGTAACAGGTGTAGTTTTAAGCTTTGCATGGCCTCCAATTCAAGACGGATTAAATGGTTTATCGAATTTCTTATTAAATAAAAACTTAACATTAACAACGTTTATATTCGGTATTATTGAGCGTTCATTAATTCCATTTGGTTTACATCATATTTTCTATTCACCGTTCTGGTTTGAATTCGGAAGTTATACAGATCATGCAGGTGAATTAGTTCGTGGTGACCAACGTATTTGGATGGCACAATTGAAAGATGGCGTACCATTTACTGCTGGTGCATTTACTACTGGTAAATACCCATTCATGATGTTTGGTTTACCAGCGGCAGCATTTGCTATTTATAAAAATGCACGCCCAGAACGTAAAAAAGTTGTTGGTGGTTTAATGTTATCAGCAGGATTAACTGCATTTTTAACTGGTATCACTGAGCCATTAGAATTTTCATTCTTATTTGTAGCACCAGTACTTTACGGTATTCATGTAATATTAGCTGGTACTTCATTCTTAGTGATGCATTTATTAGGCGTTAAAATTGGTATGACATTCTCAGGTGGATTCATAGATTATATTTTATATGGTTTATTAAACTGGGATCGTACCCATGCATTATTAGTTATTCCTGTCGGTATCGTATACGCAATTGTGTATTACTTCTTATTCGATTTTGCGATTCGCAAGTTTAAATTAAAAACACCAGGTCGTGAAGATGAAGAAACTGAAATTCGTAACTCTAGCGTCGCTAAATTACCATTTGATGTCTTAGATGCAATGGGTGGAAAAGAAAATATTAAACATTTAGATGCTTGTATTACACGTTTACGCGTAGAAGTGGTTGATAAATCAAAAGTGGATGTAGCAGGCATTAAAGCTTTAGGTGCTTCAGGTGTATTAGAAGTTGGTAACAATATGCAAGCTATCTTCGGTCCAAAATCAGATCAAATTAAACATGATATGGCGAAGATTATGAGTGGTGAAATTACGAAACCAAGTGAAACGACAGTGACTGAAGAAATGTCAGATGAACCAGTTCACGTAGAAGCACTTGGAACAACAGATATCTATGCACCAGGTGTTGGTCAAATCATTCCATTATCAGAAGTACCTGATCAAGTATTCGCTGGTAAAATGATGGGCGACGGTGTAGGATTTATTCCTGAAAAAGGTGAAATTGTGGCGCCATTTGATGGTACGGTGAAATCAATCTTCCCTACAAAACATGCGATAGGTTTAGAATCTGAAAGTGGTGTAGAAGTATTAATTCATATTGGTATTGATACAGTAAAACTTAATGGCGAAGGATTCGAAAGTCTAATTAATGTGGATGAAAAAGTGACACAAGGTCAACCGTTAATGAAAGTGAATTTAGCATACTTGAAAGAGCATGCGCCAAGCATTGTAACACCAATTATTATTACAAATCTTGAAGATAAAGAACTTATCATTGAAGATGTACAAGATGTTGATCCTGGTAAATTAATTATGACAGTTAAATAA
- a CDS encoding thioredoxin family protein: protein MVKQLNSVEAFQAFIHQYPLAVVHVMRDQCSVCHAVLPQIEDLMQAYPNVPLAVINQSHVEAIAGELNIFTVPVDLIFMDGKEMHRQGRFIDMQRFEHHLNQMNNSLNNDEDER, encoded by the coding sequence ATGGTTAAGCAATTAAATAGTGTCGAAGCATTCCAAGCATTTATTCATCAATATCCGTTAGCAGTCGTACATGTCATGAGAGATCAATGTAGTGTTTGTCATGCTGTCTTACCACAAATTGAAGACTTGATGCAGGCATATCCGAATGTACCATTAGCTGTGATAAATCAAAGCCATGTGGAAGCTATTGCTGGAGAGTTGAATATTTTCACAGTACCTGTTGATTTAATTTTTATGGATGGAAAAGAAATGCATCGTCAAGGCCGATTTATCGATATGCAACGTTTTGAACACCATCTTAACCAAATGAATAATAGTTTAAATAACGATGAAGATGAGCGTTAA
- a CDS encoding LrgB family protein produces the protein MNDYLQACLMILLTVVLYYFAKRLQEKYPNPFLNPALIASLGIIFVLLIFGISYNGYMKGGSWINHILNATVVCLAYPLYKNRGKIKENVSIIFASVLTGVMLNFILVFLTLKAFGYSKDVIVTLLPRSITAAVGIEVSHELGGTDTMTVLFIITTGLIGSILGSMLLRFGRFESSIAKGLTYGNASHAFGTAKALEMDIESGAFSSIGMILTAVISSVLIPVLILLFY, from the coding sequence ATGAATGATTATCTACAAGCATGTTTAATGATTTTGTTGACTGTCGTTTTATATTATTTCGCTAAAAGATTACAAGAAAAATATCCAAATCCATTTTTGAATCCGGCATTAATTGCATCTTTAGGTATTATTTTTGTATTACTTATCTTTGGAATTAGTTATAACGGGTATATGAAAGGTGGCAGTTGGATCAATCATATTTTAAACGCAACAGTTGTATGTTTAGCATATCCTCTTTATAAAAATAGAGGGAAAATTAAAGAAAATGTCTCTATTATTTTTGCAAGTGTATTAACTGGCGTTATGCTTAACTTCATATTGGTGTTCTTAACACTTAAAGCGTTTGGTTATTCTAAAGATGTCATAGTAACATTATTGCCCCGCTCAATCACAGCCGCTGTTGGTATTGAAGTGTCACATGAATTAGGTGGCACAGATACGATGACCGTACTTTTTATAATCACAACTGGTTTAATTGGAAGTATTTTAGGATCGATGTTATTAAGATTTGGAAGATTTGAATCTTCTATTGCTAAAGGTTTAACGTATGGGAATGCGTCACATGCCTTTGGTACAGCTAAAGCGCTGGAAATGGATATAGAATCTGGTGCATTTAGTTCAATTGGGATGATTTTAACTGCAGTTATTAGTTCAGTGTTAATACCTGTTCTAATTTTATTATTCTATTAA
- the cidA gene encoding holin-like murein hydrolase modulator CidA, which translates to MQKVQLIIKLLLQLGIIIVITYIGTEIQKIFHLPLAGSIVGLFLFYLLLQFKIVPLSWIEDGANFLLKTMVFFFIPSVVGIMDVASEITLNYILFFAVIIIGTCIVALSSGFIAEKMFAKHKHRKGIDAYE; encoded by the coding sequence ATGCAAAAAGTCCAATTAATAATCAAACTGCTATTACAACTAGGAATCATCATAGTGATTACTTATATTGGCACAGAAATTCAAAAGATTTTCCATCTTCCTTTAGCCGGCAGCATTGTTGGTCTATTTTTATTTTATTTACTATTACAATTTAAGATTGTGCCTCTATCTTGGATAGAAGATGGTGCAAACTTTTTATTAAAAACAATGGTATTTTTCTTTATACCATCAGTTGTAGGTATTATGGATGTTGCTTCTGAAATCACGCTTAATTATATACTCTTCTTCGCAGTCATTATCATTGGCACATGTATCGTTGCATTATCTTCAGGATTTATTGCTGAAAAAATGTTTGCGAAACATAAACATCGTAAAGGTATAGATGCTTATGAATGA
- a CDS encoding LysR family transcriptional regulator, producing the protein MDIKHMKYFIEVVKQGGMTNASKSLYIAQPTISKAIKDIENEMGTPLFDRSKRHLILTDAGQIFYEKSKEIVALYDYLPSEMERLNGLETGHINMGMSAVMNMKILINILGAFHQQYPNVTYNLIENGGKTIEQQIINDEVDIGVTTLPVDHHIFDYTTLDKEDLRLIVSRGHRLAKYDTVKLEDLAGEDFILFNKDFYLNDKIIENAKNVGFVPNTVAQISQWHVIEDLVTNELGISILPTSISEQLNGDVKLLRIEDAHVHWELGVVWKKDKQLSHATTKWIEFLKDRLG; encoded by the coding sequence GTGGATATCAAACATATGAAATATTTTATTGAAGTGGTTAAGCAAGGTGGTATGACTAATGCATCAAAATCATTATATATTGCTCAACCAACGATTAGTAAGGCTATAAAAGACATTGAAAATGAAATGGGCACACCTTTATTTGATAGAAGTAAAAGACATTTGATACTTACGGATGCAGGTCAGATTTTTTATGAGAAAAGTAAAGAAATTGTTGCGCTATATGATTATTTACCATCTGAAATGGAACGATTGAATGGGCTTGAAACGGGACATATTAATATGGGAATGTCCGCGGTCATGAATATGAAAATTCTTATTAATATTCTTGGTGCGTTCCATCAGCAGTACCCAAATGTTACTTATAATTTGATAGAAAATGGTGGCAAAACAATTGAGCAGCAAATTATTAATGATGAAGTAGATATAGGCGTGACCACTTTGCCAGTCGATCATCATATTTTCGATTATACTACCTTAGATAAGGAAGATTTGCGACTTATCGTGAGCAGAGGGCATCGACTTGCAAAATATGACACAGTAAAATTGGAAGATTTAGCAGGCGAAGATTTCATTTTATTCAATAAAGATTTTTATTTAAACGATAAAATTATAGAGAATGCTAAAAACGTTGGCTTTGTACCTAATACTGTAGCGCAAATTTCGCAATGGCATGTTATTGAAGATTTAGTCACAAATGAATTAGGAATTAGTATATTACCAACATCGATATCAGAACAGTTGAACGGAGACGTGAAACTGTTACGTATTGAAGATGCACATGTACATTGGGAATTAGGTGTTGTTTGGAAGAAGGATAAACAATTAAGTCATGCCACAACGAAATGGATTGAATTTTTGAAAGATCGTTTAGGCTAA
- a CDS encoding DMT family transporter translates to MRYLTKNHSTMRLKGILLAIIGACLWGLGGTVSDFLFKHHNIDIDWYVTARLVISGIFLLIMYKMMQPKRSIFSVFQDRRMLGKLLIFSILGMLVVQYAYMASINTGNAAIATLLQYIAPVYIIVWFVLRGVAKLTLFDVLAIVMTLVGTFLLLTNGSFSNLVVNPASLFWGILAGVALAFYTIYPSDLLNRFGSILIVGWAMLISGIAMNLRHPIWHVNISDWELSTILFLLFGIIGGTALAFYFFIDSLQYISAKETTLFGTVEPVVAVIASSLWLHVAFKSFQIVGIVLIMILILLLSLKRQPKEIDE, encoded by the coding sequence GTGAGATATTTGACGAAAAATCATTCAACAATGCGCTTAAAAGGTATTTTATTAGCAATAATAGGCGCGTGTTTATGGGGATTGGGTGGTACAGTATCCGATTTTCTTTTTAAACATCATAATATCGATATCGATTGGTACGTCACTGCTCGACTTGTAATTAGTGGTATTTTCTTACTTATTATGTACAAAATGATGCAACCCAAACGTTCCATATTTAGCGTGTTCCAAGATCGACGAATGCTAGGTAAGTTATTGATCTTCAGTATACTCGGTATGTTAGTCGTACAGTACGCTTATATGGCATCTATTAATACAGGTAACGCTGCTATCGCGACACTTTTACAATATATTGCACCTGTGTATATCATTGTTTGGTTTGTTTTAAGAGGCGTTGCTAAACTTACATTATTTGATGTACTTGCTATTGTCATGACATTAGTAGGCACATTTTTATTATTAACTAACGGTTCATTTTCTAACTTAGTCGTTAATCCTGCAAGTTTATTCTGGGGAATTTTGGCTGGTGTTGCACTCGCTTTTTACACAATTTATCCATCAGACTTACTTAACCGCTTCGGTTCGATTCTAATTGTCGGGTGGGCGATGCTTATATCTGGCATTGCAATGAATTTGCGTCATCCAATTTGGCACGTCAATATTTCAGATTGGGAATTATCTACAATTTTATTTTTACTATTTGGAATTATCGGCGGAACTGCACTCGCATTTTATTTCTTTATCGACAGTTTACAATACATATCAGCGAAAGAAACAACATTATTCGGAACTGTTGAACCTGTCGTAGCAGTCATCGCAAGCAGTCTATGGTTACACGTGGCGTTCAAATCATTTCAGATTGTCGGCATTGTTTTAATCATGATTTTGATATTATTACTATCACTTAAAAGACAACCTAAAGAAATAGATGAATAA
- a CDS encoding sterile alpha motif-like domain-containing protein — MSFYEFMQNFLGDDTPLGELVDWINQDSNFPREVKSHSEILSYFRTNPCPESISVPVIKRALSVFNQFTNVQ; from the coding sequence TTGAGCTTTTACGAATTTATGCAAAATTTTCTTGGTGATGACACACCATTAGGTGAATTGGTTGATTGGATTAATCAAGATAGCAATTTCCCTAGAGAAGTGAAGAGCCATAGTGAAATATTGTCATATTTTCGAACAAATCCATGTCCTGAAAGCATCTCAGTACCTGTAATTAAACGGGCACTATCAGTTTTCAACCAATTCACAAATGTACAATGA
- a CDS encoding acyl-CoA thioesterase — protein sequence MTTEGLLVAEKEIEVNGYDIDAMGVVSNIVYIRWFEDLRTVFINQHMNYSTMINQGISPILMKTEAEYKVPVTIHDKPVGRIYLVKASKMKWVFKFEIVSQSGVHCIGTQTGGFYRLSDKKITRVPQVFQDILITK from the coding sequence ATGACAACAGAAGGATTGTTAGTTGCAGAGAAAGAAATCGAAGTAAATGGTTACGACATTGATGCAATGGGTGTCGTCAGTAATATCGTTTATATTAGATGGTTCGAAGATTTGAGAACAGTTTTTATAAATCAGCATATGAATTACTCAACAATGATCAATCAAGGCATTTCACCTATACTTATGAAAACTGAAGCGGAATACAAAGTACCAGTAACGATTCATGATAAACCAGTAGGTCGCATATATTTAGTTAAAGCAAGTAAAATGAAATGGGTATTTAAGTTTGAAATTGTGTCTCAAAGTGGTGTGCATTGCATTGGTACACAGACAGGAGGTTTTTATAGATTGAGCGATAAGAAAATTACACGTGTTCCACAAGTATTTCAAGACATTTTAATTACCAAATAA
- a CDS encoding hydroxymethylglutaryl-CoA reductase, degradative, with translation MQNLDKNFRHLSRKEKLQQLVDKQWLSEEQFDILLNHPLIDEEVANSLIENVIAQGTLPVGLLPNIIVDEKSYVVPMMVEEPSVVAAASYGAKLVNQTGGFKTVSSERIMIGQIVFDGVEDTEKLSADIKTLEKQIHKIADEAYPSIKARGGGYQRIAIDTFPEQQLLSLKVFVDTKDAMGANMLNTILESITAYLKNEFPQSDILMSILSNHATASVVKVQGEIDVNDLTRGNRSGEEVAKRMERASVLAQVDIHRAATHNKGVMNGIHAVVLATGNDTRGAEASAHAYASRDGQYRGIATWRYDQERQRLIGTIEVPMTLAIVGGGTKVLPIAKASLELLNVESAQELGHVVAAVGLAQNFAACRALVSEGIQQGHMSLQYKSLAIVVGAKGDEIAKVAEALKKEPRANTQAAERILQEIRQQ, from the coding sequence CCATTAATCGATGAAGAAGTAGCCAATAGTTTAATTGAAAATGTTATTGCACAAGGTACGTTGCCAGTTGGGTTACTGCCAAATATTATTGTAGACGAAAAGTCTTATGTTGTGCCCATGATGGTGGAAGAGCCTTCAGTTGTTGCCGCTGCAAGTTATGGCGCTAAATTAGTTAATCAGACTGGCGGATTTAAAACTGTATCTTCAGAGCGTATTATGATAGGTCAAATCGTCTTTGATGGTGTCGAGGATACTGAAAAATTATCAGCAGACATTAAAACTTTAGAAAAGCAAATTCATAAAATTGCAGATGAGGCATATCCTTCTATTAAAGCGCGTGGTGGTGGTTACCAACGTATAGCTATTGATACATTCCCTGAACAACAATTACTATCGTTGAAAGTATTTGTTGATACAAAAGATGCGATGGGTGCTAATATGTTAAACACTATTTTAGAGTCTATTACAGCTTATTTAAAAAATGAATTTCCACAAAGTGATATTTTAATGAGTATTTTATCAAATCATGCGACAGCGTCCGTAGTTAAAGTTCAAGGTGAAATTGACGTTAATGACTTAACGAGAGGTAACAGATCTGGTGAAGAAGTAGCCAAAAGAATGGAGCGTGCTTCTGTACTTGCACAAGTAGATATTCATCGTGCAGCAACACATAATAAAGGAGTTATGAATGGAATTCATGCAGTCGTTTTAGCGACGGGAAATGATACACGTGGCGCAGAAGCAAGTGCGCATGCATATGCGAGTCGTGACGGACAGTATCGTGGTATTGCTACATGGCGTTACGATCAAGAACGTCAACGTTTAATTGGTACAATTGAAGTGCCGATGACATTAGCAATTGTTGGCGGTGGAACGAAAGTATTGCCAATAGCTAAAGCATCATTAGAGCTACTAAATGTAGAGTCAGCGCAAGAATTAGGGCATGTAGTTGCGGCGGTAGGATTAGCTCAAAACTTTGCGGCATGTCGTGCGCTTGTGTCAGAAGGCATTCAACAAGGTCACATGAGTTTACAATATAAATCATTAGCTATCGTTGTAGGGGCAAAAGGTGATGAAATTGCTAAAGTAGCTGAAGCTTTGAAAAAAGAACCCCGTGCAAATACACAAGCAGCGGAACGTATTTTACAAGAAATTAGACAACAATAG
- a CDS encoding alpha/beta hydrolase, translating to MRKKWTTFALGFLVAAYAHIRIKEKRSVKSYMLEQGIRLSRAKRRFMYKEEAKKALEKMAPQTAGEYEGTNYQFKMPVTVDEQYGSTVYTINNKEDKHQRVVLYAHGGAWFQDPLKIHFEFIDELAEILDAKVIMPVYPKIPHQDYQATYVLFEKLYHDLLNQVADSKQIVVMGDSAGGQIALSFAQLLKEKHIAQPGHIVLISPVLDATMRHPEVPDYLKKDPMVGVEGSVYLAEQWAGDTPLDDYKVSPINGDLDGLGRITLTVGTKEVLYPDALNLSQLLSAKGIEHDFIPGYYQFHIYPVFPIPERRRFLYQIKNIIN from the coding sequence ATGCGTAAAAAATGGACTACATTTGCGTTGGGATTTTTAGTAGCGGCATACGCACATATTAGAATTAAAGAAAAACGCAGTGTGAAAAGTTATATGTTAGAACAAGGCATACGCTTATCAAGAGCTAAGCGTCGTTTTATGTATAAAGAAGAAGCGAAGAAAGCACTAGAAAAAATGGCGCCACAGACAGCAGGTGAATATGAGGGCACCAATTATCAGTTTAAGATGCCAGTAACAGTGGATGAGCAATACGGTTCAACCGTTTATACTATTAACAATAAAGAAGACAAGCATCAACGAGTGGTATTATATGCACATGGTGGCGCATGGTTCCAAGATCCGCTTAAAATTCATTTCGAATTTATTGATGAACTTGCTGAAATTTTAGATGCTAAAGTAATCATGCCGGTGTATCCGAAGATTCCGCATCAAGATTATCAAGCGACGTATGTGCTTTTTGAAAAGTTATATCATGATTTATTGAATCAAGTAGCAGATTCTAAACAAATCGTTGTGATGGGTGACTCTGCCGGTGGTCAAATCGCTTTATCATTTGCACAATTATTAAAAGAAAAGCATATAGCTCAACCAGGACATATTGTTTTGATTTCACCAGTATTAGATGCAACGATGCGCCATCCAGAAGTTCCTGACTACTTAAAGAAAGATCCAATGGTAGGTGTTGAAGGTAGTGTTTATTTAGCTGAGCAATGGGCAGGTGACACACCATTAGATGATTACAAAGTATCACCAATTAACGGTGACTTAGATGGTTTAGGACGAATTACCTTAACTGTTGGTACAAAAGAAGTGCTGTATCCTGATGCATTGAACTTATCACAATTGTTGAGTGCAAAAGGTATAGAACATGACTTTATACCTGGATATTACCAATTTCATATTTATCCAGTATTCCCAATACCAGAGCGCCGACGCTTTTTATACCAAATTAAAAATATTATTAACTAA
- a CDS encoding pyruvate oxidase: protein MAKIKANEALVKALQAWDIDHLYGIPGDSIDAVVDSLRTVRDQFKFYHVRHEEVASLAAAGYTKLTGKIGVALSIGGPGLIHLLNGMYDAKMDNVPQLILSGQTNSTALGTKAFQETNLQKLCEDVAVYNHQIEKGDNVFEIVNEAIRTAYEQKGVAVVICPNDLLTEKIKDTTNKPVDTSRPTVVSPKYKDIKKAVKLINKSKKPVMLIGVGAKHAKDELRAFVEAAKIPVVHSLPAKTILPDDHPYSIGNLGKIGTKTSYQTMQDADLLIMVGTNYPYVDYLPKKNIKAIQIDTNPKNIGHRFNINVGIVGDSKIALHQLTENIKHVAERPFLNKTLERKAVWDKWMEQDKNNNSKPLRPERLMASINKFIKDDAVISADVGTATVWSTRYLNLGVNNKFIISSWLGTMGCGLPGAMASKIAYPNRQAIAIAGDGAFQMVMQDFATAVQYDLPLTVFVLNNKQLAFIKYEQQAAGELEYAVDFSDMDHAKFAEAAGGKGYTIKSASEVDAIVEEALAQDVPTIVDVYVDPNAAPLPGKIVNEEALGYGKWAFRSITEDKHLDLDQIPPISVAAKRFL from the coding sequence ATGGCAAAAATTAAAGCAAATGAAGCATTAGTAAAAGCATTACAAGCATGGGATATAGATCACTTATATGGTATTCCGGGAGACTCAATCGATGCAGTTGTGGATAGTTTACGTACTGTAAGAGACCAATTTAAGTTTTATCATGTACGACATGAAGAAGTAGCAAGTTTAGCAGCTGCAGGTTATACAAAACTTACGGGTAAAATCGGCGTTGCATTAAGTATTGGTGGACCTGGTTTAATCCATTTATTAAATGGTATGTATGATGCCAAAATGGATAACGTACCACAATTAATTTTATCTGGGCAAACGAATAGTACAGCGCTTGGAACGAAAGCGTTCCAAGAAACGAATTTACAAAAATTATGTGAAGATGTAGCTGTTTATAATCACCAAATTGAAAAAGGTGATAATGTATTTGAAATCGTTAACGAAGCTATTCGTACGGCATATGAACAAAAAGGTGTCGCTGTCGTAATTTGTCCAAACGACTTATTAACTGAAAAAATTAAAGACACAACAAATAAACCAGTAGATACATCAAGACCAACTGTTGTATCACCAAAATATAAAGACATTAAAAAAGCGGTTAAATTAATCAATAAGAGTAAAAAGCCGGTTATGTTGATTGGTGTTGGTGCGAAACATGCGAAAGATGAGCTACGTGCGTTTGTTGAAGCGGCAAAAATTCCAGTCGTTCATTCATTACCTGCTAAGACAATCTTACCGGATGACCATCCATACAGTATTGGTAACTTAGGTAAAATAGGTACAAAAACATCATATCAGACAATGCAGGATGCAGATTTACTAATTATGGTAGGTACAAACTATCCATATGTAGATTACTTACCTAAGAAAAATATTAAAGCAATCCAAATCGACACAAATCCTAAAAATATCGGACATCGTTTTAATATTAATGTAGGAATTGTTGGAGACAGTAAAATTGCATTGCATCAGTTAACTGAAAATATTAAACATGTTGCGGAAAGACCATTTTTAAACAAAACGTTAGAACGTAAAGCGGTTTGGGATAAATGGATGGAACAAGATAAAAATAATAATAGCAAACCATTACGTCCAGAACGTTTAATGGCATCAATTAACAAATTTATTAAAGATGATGCAGTAATTTCAGCAGATGTTGGTACTGCAACAGTTTGGTCTACACGTTATTTAAATCTTGGTGTGAACAACAAGTTCATCATTTCAAGTTGGTTAGGTACAATGGGTTGCGGTCTTCCAGGAGCTATGGCATCAAAAATTGCATATCCAAATAGACAAGCGATTGCCATTGCTGGTGACGGTGCATTCCAAATGGTAATGCAAGACTTCGCTACAGCAGTACAATATGATTTACCTTTAACTGTATTTGTACTTAATAACAAACAGTTAGCATTTATTAAATATGAACAACAAGCAGCTGGTGAATTAGAATATGCAGTTGATTTCTCTGATATGGATCATGCAAAATTTGCTGAGGCAGCTGGTGGTAAAGGTTATACAATTAAAAGTGCTAGCGAAGTAGATGCTATTGTCGAAGAGGCATTAGCACAAGATGTACCAACGATTGTAGATGTATATGTTGATCCTAATGCTGCGCCATTACCAGGTAAAATTGTAAATGAAGAGGCACTTGGTTATGGTAAATGGGCATTCAGATCTATTACTGAAGATAAACATTTAGATTTAGATCAAATTCCACCAATTTCAGTGGCAGCAAAACGTTTCTTATAA
- a CDS encoding CHAP domain-containing protein, producing the protein MKHKKILIRLLITFAVLFTADFTYQSVEQTHQSHAAVNYYSKNQCTWWAFQRRAQVGKPVSNKWGNAKNWYNNARKSKYATGRTPRKFAVMQSTAGYYGHVAVVEQVYKNGSIKVSEYNFYRPLKYNTRVLSKKAARNYNYIY; encoded by the coding sequence ATGAAACATAAAAAGATACTTATTCGTTTATTAATTACTTTTGCAGTACTTTTCACAGCAGATTTCACATATCAATCCGTCGAACAAACGCATCAGTCTCATGCCGCAGTGAATTATTATAGTAAAAACCAATGTACTTGGTGGGCTTTTCAACGTCGTGCACAAGTTGGCAAACCTGTTTCCAATAAATGGGGCAATGCTAAAAATTGGTATAATAATGCCCGTAAATCAAAATATGCGACTGGACGTACGCCAAGAAAATTTGCTGTAATGCAATCAACTGCAGGATATTATGGACATGTCGCAGTTGTCGAACAAGTATATAAAAACGGTAGTATTAAAGTTTCAGAATACAACTTTTATCGCCCATTAAAATATAATACACGTGTGCTAAGCAAAAAAGCAGCACGTAACTATAACTACATCTACTAA